The following coding sequences lie in one Myxococcales bacterium genomic window:
- a CDS encoding methionine adenosyltransferase, which yields MPGYLFTSESVTEGHPDKICDAISDAVLDAILAQDKHARVACETMVKTGYAIVAGEITTRAWVDLPEIVRSTIREIGYTDSSMGFDASTCAVLSAIEKQSPDIAQGVSEGRGLHKEQGAGDQGLMFGYAVDETKELMPLPIIQAHKLTRRLAQLRKQGTLPWLRPDGKSQVTVQYDANGRPQRIDAVVVSTQHTEEIKHRTIKEAVIEEVIKPVLPSNMVDDKTRYLINPTGRFVVGGPHGDAGLTGRKIIVDTYGGMGRHGGGAFSGKDPSKVDRSACYFARHVAKTIVAAKLAQRCEVQVAYAIGVAKPVGVYVATFGTGVVDDSKIAQAVLKLFDFRPKAIIDTLDLLRPIYRPTAAYGHFGRPEKTFTWERTDGAQALASLLLPKRAGHNSANGRKNGASSHKRPTAESAASESAI from the coding sequence ATGCCTGGTTACCTCTTTACATCCGAGTCCGTCACCGAGGGACATCCAGATAAAATTTGCGACGCAATTTCCGATGCTGTCCTCGATGCGATCTTAGCCCAAGATAAGCATGCACGGGTGGCATGCGAAACGATGGTAAAGACAGGTTATGCCATTGTGGCCGGCGAGATCACTACCCGGGCATGGGTGGACTTGCCCGAAATCGTGCGCAGCACGATTCGCGAGATTGGCTATACCGACTCATCCATGGGGTTCGATGCCTCTACGTGTGCGGTGTTAAGCGCCATCGAAAAGCAGTCGCCTGACATTGCCCAGGGCGTCAGCGAAGGGCGCGGTCTTCATAAGGAGCAGGGTGCCGGAGATCAGGGCTTGATGTTTGGGTACGCCGTCGATGAAACCAAAGAACTCATGCCGCTGCCTATCATTCAAGCGCATAAGTTAACACGGCGTTTGGCGCAGCTGCGTAAACAAGGGACGCTTCCCTGGCTGCGTCCGGATGGTAAGAGTCAAGTGACAGTACAATACGATGCGAACGGTCGTCCCCAGCGTATCGATGCGGTGGTAGTCTCAACGCAACATACCGAGGAAATCAAACACCGCACTATTAAAGAGGCCGTCATCGAAGAAGTGATCAAGCCCGTGCTGCCCTCAAATATGGTGGACGATAAAACCAGGTATCTGATCAATCCCACGGGACGTTTTGTCGTAGGGGGTCCTCACGGCGATGCGGGACTCACAGGGCGCAAGATTATTGTCGATACCTACGGAGGAATGGGACGCCATGGTGGCGGGGCATTTAGCGGCAAAGACCCGAGTAAGGTGGACCGTAGCGCGTGCTATTTCGCGCGACATGTCGCGAAAACCATTGTCGCCGCAAAGCTAGCACAAAGGTGCGAAGTCCAAGTCGCCTATGCGATTGGTGTCGCCAAGCCGGTGGGCGTATACGTCGCAACGTTTGGGACTGGCGTGGTCGATGATAGCAAAATTGCTCAAGCAGTTTTGAAACTCTTTGATTTCCGCCCTAAGGCGATCATTGATACGCTGGATCTATTGCGGCCTATTTACCGACCAACAGCTGCATACGGCCATTTTGGTCGTCCAGAAAAGACGTTTACCTGGGAGCGAACCGATGGGGCGCAGGCGCTGGCATCGCTGCTTTTGCCAAAGCGCGCAGGGCACAACTCCGCGAATGGACGGAAGAACGGCGCTAGCAGCCACAAACGGCCAACAGCTGAGAGCGCTGCTTCTGAGAGCGCTATTTAG
- the aroE gene encoding shikimate dehydrogenase: MTASYGIFGWPVSHSLSPAMHNAAFRELAIDGVYVPFAVPPQRLNEAVKAIVALNIQGVNVTLPHKLDVVRMLDEVEAPARIIGAVNCITNRNGRLLGSNTDAPGLVHFLHEANVPVADRKICVLGTGGAARAAVSGLLQSGAAEITVLARTFRHAEELVSDFQTQLKKTVLIPADLERAQDWTARAQLLIQASSAMLHDGPQAQDFLKRLNLPALQTDTAVVDLAYGPQGTPLTRAANARGLKAYDGRGMLLHQARLSFEQWTDKQAPTNVMAAALENEA, encoded by the coding sequence ATGACCGCCAGCTACGGTATTTTCGGTTGGCCCGTATCTCATTCTTTGTCGCCGGCCATGCACAATGCAGCCTTCCGAGAGCTTGCCATCGATGGCGTGTATGTTCCCTTTGCGGTCCCTCCTCAGCGATTGAACGAAGCGGTCAAAGCCATTGTCGCACTGAACATCCAGGGCGTGAACGTTACGCTGCCACATAAGCTTGATGTCGTGCGCATGTTGGATGAGGTCGAAGCGCCTGCGCGGATAATTGGGGCCGTCAATTGCATCACCAATAGGAACGGTCGGCTCCTTGGTTCCAACACCGATGCCCCCGGGCTCGTTCATTTTCTACACGAGGCGAATGTACCCGTGGCTGATCGGAAGATCTGCGTGCTCGGTACCGGGGGCGCCGCACGTGCAGCGGTGAGTGGCCTGCTTCAGTCAGGCGCCGCAGAAATCACTGTACTGGCGCGCACCTTTCGGCATGCCGAAGAGCTCGTCTCTGACTTTCAAACCCAACTTAAAAAAACCGTCCTAATCCCAGCCGATCTGGAAAGGGCTCAAGATTGGACTGCGCGCGCGCAGTTGTTGATTCAAGCCAGCAGCGCCATGCTCCATGACGGTCCCCAGGCCCAAGACTTTTTGAAGCGCTTAAACTTGCCGGCCCTGCAAACGGATACGGCGGTGGTTGATCTTGCGTACGGACCTCAAGGAACGCCTCTGACGCGGGCGGCCAATGCGCGCGGCCTCAAAGCCTATGATGGTCGCGGTATGCTGCTTCATCAAGCAAGACTCTCTTTTGAGCAATGGACGGACAAGCAGGCGCCCACGAACGTGATGGCCGCGGCGCTAGAAAATGAAGCCTAG
- the ruvA gene encoding Holliday junction branch migration protein RuvA, which produces MIGRLRGVIVETPAPDGSCLIEVGGVGYEVHMPVRRGSPFTASSGDVTVFVHTHVREDTLTLFGFESHQDRHAFRQLLTVSGIGPRLAMAVLGGMTGIELAHAVSRTDREKLKGIVGVGAKIIDRILLEMKGKLDHLAMLPAKPMDPSGHGGSAASDSLSQVAAALMQMGYKRAEAAQAVAKVAGGTEDKPVETLLREALLALS; this is translated from the coding sequence GTGATTGGGCGGCTACGAGGTGTGATAGTCGAGACGCCAGCGCCAGACGGCTCGTGCCTCATCGAGGTCGGGGGTGTAGGGTATGAAGTGCATATGCCTGTGCGGCGGGGGTCGCCATTCACTGCGTCGTCGGGTGATGTGACCGTGTTTGTGCACACGCATGTCCGAGAGGACACCTTGACCTTATTTGGTTTTGAGTCGCATCAGGATCGCCACGCCTTTCGGCAATTGCTTACGGTCAGCGGGATAGGCCCACGGCTTGCGATGGCTGTGTTGGGTGGGATGACTGGCATCGAGCTTGCACATGCCGTCTCCCGCACTGATCGAGAGAAGCTCAAGGGCATCGTTGGCGTGGGAGCGAAGATCATTGATCGCATTCTTTTGGAAATGAAAGGTAAGCTTGATCACCTTGCTATGTTACCCGCCAAACCTATGGACCCGTCGGGACACGGGGGCTCAGCAGCATCGGATTCGCTAAGCCAAGTCGCAGCGGCCTTGATGCAGATGGGCTATAAACGTGCTGAGGCTGCCCAAGCCGTCGCGAAGGTGGCAGGCGGTACAGAGGACAAACCCGTCGAAACGCTACTGCGAGAGGCGCTATTAGCACTTTCATGA
- a CDS encoding TIGR02266 family protein: protein MADTRKDKRAPVSLKVRFKSATVDQFIEQYSIDISRGGLFIKSKSPMPVGTLLKFEFQLKDESRLIQGVGRVVWMRMVAQSSDPDRPPGMGVKFIKMDPQSRAIVERIVAPRGERPAAYESGTAEAAPPPPQPRQGGFAYADVRAQSEQPFFPSTTPESELPPLEDRTQVRHASQFLASAVVQAGVDPDIAQQAQEEAWRARRRTEELERQRAVAASLNSEVRGDSIRPTNRPPERTSRPAASHTVSYGDYGGLFGSGPHVSPVTPGELTTANANEKDDGAADSSLPPSTRYKSIPVAMSGATAHVAAGREDRRSSAGKFVWIVLLGAAALALLGMWGWHDGWFDSVLGRAISAPSPEASAITQRASQVNAPKPTLPSPPPSAATAPTSPATFKVEVRSDPSGAMVMQDGIEKGKTPTDLEFLANTQATITLKHPGFAAVAKQIGPAKPQTPLHVKLPPLAYVLEIVTNPPGADVTALGQSKHAPGVFTLGVVKNNFVVRAHKPGFVPQERVVMVDDFQERTGQMRHRLVLDLKAKAPGVSPEPVLPPPVESPVPSPPSSDAPTAPSPKTPAPVPPKPEPPQPEPPKQEAPIAPPSTKPAPVPAPPAPEQNPELPTNPF from the coding sequence ATGGCCGATACGCGCAAAGATAAGCGCGCACCCGTATCGTTAAAGGTACGTTTTAAGAGTGCTACTGTCGATCAGTTCATCGAACAGTACAGCATCGATATATCCCGTGGCGGCCTGTTTATAAAATCCAAGAGCCCTATGCCGGTGGGCACATTGCTCAAGTTCGAGTTCCAACTGAAGGACGAGTCGCGGCTTATACAGGGCGTTGGACGCGTGGTGTGGATGCGGATGGTGGCGCAATCGAGTGACCCGGATCGGCCGCCGGGGATGGGTGTCAAATTCATTAAAATGGATCCCCAAAGCCGCGCCATCGTCGAACGTATCGTGGCGCCGCGGGGCGAGCGCCCAGCGGCCTATGAGTCTGGCACCGCCGAAGCGGCGCCGCCACCCCCGCAACCTCGTCAAGGGGGTTTTGCTTATGCGGACGTGCGCGCCCAGTCTGAGCAGCCATTTTTTCCTAGCACTACGCCCGAGAGTGAACTCCCACCTCTTGAGGATCGCACCCAGGTACGTCACGCGAGCCAGTTTTTGGCCTCAGCGGTGGTGCAAGCTGGCGTTGATCCAGATATTGCGCAACAAGCCCAGGAAGAAGCATGGCGCGCCCGACGGCGCACCGAAGAATTAGAGAGACAGCGAGCGGTCGCAGCCTCCCTTAACAGTGAAGTACGCGGCGATTCCATTCGTCCCACCAATCGGCCACCTGAAAGAACGAGCCGCCCCGCAGCTTCGCACACGGTGTCGTACGGGGACTATGGCGGGCTTTTTGGTTCTGGTCCCCACGTCTCGCCCGTAACGCCAGGCGAACTCACGACGGCTAACGCCAACGAAAAAGATGATGGCGCAGCGGATTCCTCACTCCCGCCTTCGACCAGATACAAGAGCATTCCAGTGGCGATGTCGGGGGCCACAGCTCATGTGGCGGCGGGCCGCGAGGATCGCCGCTCCTCGGCAGGAAAGTTTGTATGGATAGTCCTTCTCGGCGCTGCTGCCCTCGCCCTCCTTGGCATGTGGGGATGGCACGACGGATGGTTCGACTCAGTGTTAGGGCGTGCCATTTCCGCACCCTCCCCGGAAGCCTCTGCGATCACACAGCGTGCATCTCAGGTGAACGCTCCAAAACCCACGCTCCCCTCCCCCCCGCCCTCCGCCGCGACGGCTCCAACCTCACCTGCGACATTCAAGGTGGAGGTAAGGAGCGATCCATCAGGCGCCATGGTCATGCAAGACGGCATCGAGAAGGGGAAGACGCCGACAGACTTGGAATTCTTGGCCAATACCCAGGCGACTATTACCCTCAAACACCCAGGTTTCGCCGCCGTCGCGAAGCAAATCGGCCCGGCGAAGCCGCAAACGCCGCTGCATGTGAAACTCCCGCCACTCGCGTATGTGCTTGAAATCGTTACAAATCCACCCGGCGCAGATGTGACGGCGCTCGGGCAGAGTAAACATGCCCCGGGCGTGTTCACGCTGGGCGTGGTGAAAAACAATTTCGTGGTGCGCGCTCACAAGCCCGGCTTTGTGCCGCAAGAGCGCGTGGTTATGGTGGATGACTTTCAGGAACGAACCGGCCAGATGCGTCACCGTCTCGTGCTAGATCTCAAGGCCAAGGCCCCGGGGGTATCACCCGAACCCGTGCTGCCGCCGCCCGTAGAAAGCCCAGTCCCAAGCCCTCCGAGCAGTGACGCGCCGACTGCCCCGAGCCCTAAAACACCTGCCCCCGTCCCACCCAAGCCCGAGCCACCCCAACCGGAGCCGCCCAAACAAGAAGCACCTATAGCGCCACCTTCCACAAAGCCGGCCCCTGTTCCAGCTCCTCCTGCGCCCGAGCAGAATCCTGAACTTCCCACCAATCCGTTCTAA
- a CDS encoding LysM peptidoglycan-binding domain-containing protein produces MNRMMLAYGILANLGLAAVATSHSHAQDSGYIYIVKSGDTLASISQRFYGDSAFEKVLVTESGLTGFDGVSIVAGMRLLVPFSSYYRVASGDTWSKLSERFYGTADRGQIIASNNGLSTDSPPEQNAQLLIPYALRHVSDARDDLMSICEAYYGTTEPLASLRKFNRLSRNKLKRSQVILVPMPKLVLSEQGRKIVEAATGSALPDGSIRLLQTQSIQRIAQLRELVRRGRYIEAVAYGNELQGIGALTASQSVVVYSELATAYVALEREDLALKAFKAALALHPELELDTAKTSPKVLLVLKKARALKR; encoded by the coding sequence ATGAACCGCATGATGCTTGCTTATGGAATTTTGGCGAACCTGGGCTTGGCTGCGGTGGCAACATCTCATTCTCACGCGCAGGATTCGGGTTATATCTATATCGTCAAGTCGGGAGATACGTTGGCATCTATTTCCCAACGATTTTATGGTGATTCTGCATTTGAAAAGGTGTTGGTCACTGAAAGTGGTCTGACGGGCTTCGATGGCGTTTCCATTGTTGCCGGCATGCGGCTTTTGGTGCCGTTTAGCTCGTATTATCGGGTGGCAAGTGGCGATACCTGGAGCAAGTTGTCTGAGCGATTTTATGGAACTGCAGATCGCGGACAGATCATCGCTTCGAACAATGGTCTCAGCACAGATTCTCCTCCGGAGCAAAACGCCCAGCTTTTGATTCCGTATGCACTCAGGCATGTTTCCGATGCCCGCGACGATCTTATGAGCATATGCGAGGCATATTATGGGACGACGGAGCCCTTGGCTTCGCTTCGAAAATTCAATCGCCTCAGTCGGAATAAGCTGAAGAGGTCACAAGTCATTTTGGTCCCGATGCCAAAACTCGTACTGAGCGAGCAGGGACGAAAAATTGTCGAAGCCGCTACCGGATCGGCACTGCCGGATGGCTCGATTCGACTGCTACAGACCCAAAGTATTCAACGGATTGCTCAACTCCGGGAGCTGGTTCGTCGAGGGCGCTACATTGAAGCGGTGGCCTACGGGAACGAACTCCAGGGTATAGGCGCTCTTACCGCGAGTCAGAGCGTCGTGGTTTACAGTGAGCTGGCCACAGCTTACGTGGCACTCGAGCGAGAAGACCTAGCGCTCAAGGCGTTTAAGGCTGCCCTTGCCTTACATCCCGAGTTGGAGTTGGACACGGCGAAAACATCGCCTAAGGTGTTGCTTGTGCTCAAGAAGGCCCGTGCGCTAAAGCGCTAG
- a CDS encoding serine/threonine protein kinase, with amino-acid sequence MVDRIGNCRILTEIGSGGMAVVYKAVQEPLGRVVAVKALKPSIAVDSQFAKRFEREAHFMASLQHENILHVYDFIKERGTMYIIMEYVEGIDLYDLLERAPRLPVEVAAIIALQVVRALDYAHFRGIIHRDIKPANVIISHRGEVKLMDFGIARDDTLADLTETGTGLGTPSYMSPEQILGDKLDFRSDIFSLGIVLYQMIIGRKPFVEDDTRTVMQKIRLDRYTSPRKLNTTVPRAMERILARCMEKLPANRYLSTQSLIDDLTEFLANRITTNYNANMVLYLREVGAISEVEAEEILAAGAPRGPRTPRGDRGLLRHMVVVQGILFLAALGSGILVQAANGGFSREAVSSPTPALDGPGGTLKVVVDPWADLYINGKYVATTPLARAIALPAGKYFLQLKNPYYSDGEYETIVRTNQTKTLEVKLKRRETSLSVRDRHGQGSSKPMVAP; translated from the coding sequence ATGGTGGACCGGATTGGCAATTGCAGGATTCTCACCGAGATCGGCAGTGGCGGCATGGCGGTGGTTTACAAAGCCGTGCAGGAGCCCCTTGGCCGCGTGGTGGCTGTCAAGGCACTCAAGCCGTCTATCGCTGTCGATAGTCAGTTTGCTAAACGATTCGAACGCGAAGCGCACTTCATGGCGTCGCTCCAGCATGAAAATATCCTACATGTTTACGACTTCATCAAAGAGCGCGGCACCATGTACATCATCATGGAGTATGTGGAGGGCATAGATCTGTACGACCTCCTTGAGCGCGCGCCCAGGCTTCCCGTTGAAGTAGCGGCCATCATTGCACTGCAAGTGGTGCGCGCCTTAGATTATGCGCATTTTCGCGGAATAATTCACCGCGATATCAAGCCGGCTAACGTGATCATTTCCCATAGGGGAGAAGTGAAGTTGATGGACTTTGGGATCGCGAGAGACGATACGCTGGCCGACTTGACCGAAACTGGTACCGGACTTGGCACCCCGAGCTACATGAGTCCTGAGCAGATTTTGGGGGACAAGTTGGACTTTCGGAGTGACATTTTTTCTTTAGGCATTGTGCTCTATCAAATGATCATTGGGCGCAAGCCGTTCGTGGAGGACGACACACGAACAGTGATGCAGAAAATTCGGCTCGATCGGTATACCAGCCCTCGCAAGCTCAATACGACGGTGCCGCGGGCGATGGAACGCATCTTGGCGCGCTGCATGGAGAAGTTGCCGGCTAACCGTTATCTGTCAACCCAATCCCTGATTGACGATCTTACGGAGTTTTTAGCGAACCGGATCACTACCAACTACAACGCAAATATGGTTCTGTATTTGCGCGAGGTCGGCGCAATCTCTGAAGTCGAAGCGGAGGAAATCCTTGCTGCGGGAGCACCACGCGGGCCGCGGACGCCCCGAGGCGACCGTGGTTTGTTGCGCCACATGGTGGTCGTCCAAGGAATACTATTTCTTGCCGCGCTGGGCAGCGGTATTTTGGTGCAGGCGGCCAATGGTGGCTTTAGTCGCGAGGCGGTTTCGTCTCCGACGCCGGCGCTCGACGGGCCCGGCGGCACGTTAAAGGTCGTGGTTGACCCTTGGGCGGACCTTTATATCAATGGCAAATATGTGGCGACGACACCCTTGGCCCGCGCCATCGCGCTGCCTGCGGGCAAGTACTTTCTTCAACTCAAGAACCCTTATTACAGCGATGGGGAATACGAAACGATTGTACGTACCAACCAGACCAAGACCCTTGAGGTGAAACTCAAAAGGCGAGAGACGTCACTGTCGGTTAGGGACCGTCACGGGCAAGGATCTTCGAAGCCAATGGTTGCTCCATGA
- the folK gene encoding 2-amino-4-hydroxy-6-hydroxymethyldihydropteridine diphosphokinase — protein MSSAMQMVLGLGSNLGCRLAQLRNAARHLQELPETVIGPRSMIYESLAIGPPQPSYLNAAIRLRTTLSPLQMLEHAQKIERICGRRRKERWGPRTLDIDILWVRGGPITHSRLQIPHPHLRQRAFALAPLLDVAPELGWELNPILASLGGRPSIYCYAW, from the coding sequence ATGTCATCTGCGATGCAAATGGTGCTTGGGCTCGGATCCAATCTGGGTTGCAGATTGGCGCAGTTGCGTAACGCCGCACGCCATTTGCAAGAGCTACCCGAGACGGTGATAGGCCCGCGGTCGATGATTTATGAATCTTTGGCCATCGGTCCGCCTCAACCGAGTTATCTCAATGCGGCCATTCGCTTACGGACAACGCTTAGCCCGCTTCAGATGTTAGAGCATGCACAGAAGATCGAACGCATTTGCGGAAGAAGGCGAAAGGAGCGCTGGGGGCCTCGCACATTGGACATTGATATCCTTTGGGTGCGCGGCGGCCCTATCACACATTCTCGTCTCCAAATCCCCCACCCGCACCTCAGGCAACGCGCTTTTGCATTGGCTCCGTTACTCGACGTCGCGCCCGAGCTGGGCTGGGAATTGAACCCCATCCTGGCTTCGCTTGGGGGTAGACCTTCCATTTATTGCTACGCATGGTGA
- the xseA gene encoding exodeoxyribonuclease VII large subunit, with protein MMSTLWLFDAELRPTPSEPTESPLRIFTVGELNRVVRSALETHWNDIHVRGELSDVKRHRSGHVYFTLNDEDAVAQLRCVMFRTDAALSKAELIDGARVSLSGGLTLYEARGAYQMVVRVAVPEGAGELKVQFDRLRRKLEAEGLIDPNRRRALPRVPQTVGIVSSMDGAAVVDVLRVASARYPVRLVLAPCTVQGKPAPQSIINALANIQRLPELDVIIITRGGGSAEDLAAFNDESLARAIANSRVPVVSAIGHEVDVTISDLVADLRAATPSNAAELVVPDKLGLTSELVSETRGLQRAMDALLNRARLRLERLAKSVEDPRRHLMGVKVGLHNTLTQLAKCVRDMLEQKRRTLSGLLRALLAHDVRHQLTNDRASFGALVSRLSVSMASVLTQHRNTLARRDAELGALSPIAILARGYALAIDTKTGKALLSSTEVAVGEMVALRLHQGSLVTRVEKKR; from the coding sequence GTGATGTCGACCCTTTGGCTTTTTGACGCCGAGCTGAGGCCTACCCCGTCGGAGCCCACGGAGTCGCCGCTGCGCATCTTTACTGTCGGCGAACTTAATCGGGTGGTGAGAAGCGCTCTTGAAACGCACTGGAATGACATCCATGTGCGCGGCGAGCTTTCAGACGTGAAACGCCATCGATCGGGACATGTATACTTTACACTCAACGATGAAGACGCCGTTGCACAGTTGCGCTGTGTGATGTTCCGCACCGACGCGGCGCTGAGCAAGGCCGAGTTAATCGATGGCGCCCGGGTGTCCTTGTCCGGAGGCCTCACTTTATATGAAGCCCGCGGGGCCTATCAGATGGTGGTTCGCGTGGCAGTCCCAGAGGGCGCAGGAGAGCTCAAAGTCCAATTCGATCGCCTCCGCCGGAAACTTGAGGCGGAGGGGCTTATCGATCCAAACAGACGCCGAGCATTGCCGCGCGTTCCTCAAACCGTGGGTATTGTGAGCAGCATGGACGGCGCAGCGGTTGTAGATGTGTTACGCGTAGCCTCAGCACGCTACCCTGTGCGATTGGTGTTGGCGCCTTGTACCGTTCAAGGAAAGCCCGCCCCGCAATCCATTATCAACGCTCTCGCCAACATCCAGAGACTGCCTGAGTTGGATGTGATCATTATCACCCGGGGAGGCGGGAGTGCAGAGGATCTCGCGGCATTCAACGACGAGTCATTGGCCAGAGCGATTGCAAACAGTCGCGTGCCCGTCGTCAGCGCCATTGGCCATGAGGTGGATGTCACCATCTCCGACTTGGTTGCCGATCTGCGCGCCGCAACGCCGTCGAACGCCGCTGAACTGGTCGTGCCGGACAAGTTAGGACTCACGAGCGAGCTCGTCTCTGAAACCAGAGGCCTACAACGCGCCATGGATGCGCTGTTAAACCGTGCCCGTTTGCGGCTTGAGCGACTTGCAAAATCCGTTGAGGATCCGCGGCGTCATTTAATGGGAGTTAAGGTCGGTCTACACAACACCCTGACGCAACTTGCGAAATGTGTACGGGACATGTTGGAGCAAAAGAGAAGAACGCTATCCGGGTTGCTTCGGGCATTGTTGGCGCACGATGTAAGACACCAACTCACTAACGATCGTGCTTCCTTCGGGGCCCTCGTTAGTCGACTCTCGGTTTCGATGGCAAGTGTACTCACCCAACATAGGAACACATTGGCACGGCGTGATGCCGAACTCGGTGCTCTTTCTCCGATCGCCATTTTGGCGCGCGGATATGCCTTGGCGATCGATACCAAAACGGGCAAAGCGCTCCTCAGCAGCACGGAGGTCGCTGTGGGCGAGATGGTAGCCCTGCGCCTGCATCAAGGAAGCCTTGTTACCCGAGTGGAAAAGAAGCGATGA